A region of Lycium barbarum isolate Lr01 chromosome 3, ASM1917538v2, whole genome shotgun sequence DNA encodes the following proteins:
- the LOC132634332 gene encoding protein MOTHER of FT and TFL1 produces MAAKVDPLVVGRVIGDVVDMFVPSVTMSVHFGTKHVTNGCDIKPSIATEPPKITLGGQATDFYALVMTDPDAPSPSEPTMRELVHWIVTDIPGRGNVARGKEILGYVGPRPPVGIHRYILVLFQQKAPMPGMLQPPVVRSHFCTRLFAQQLDLGAPVATVYFNAHKEPANRKR; encoded by the exons ATGGCTGCAAAAGTTGATCCGTTGGTGGTTGGACGAGTAATTGGTGATGTAGTGGACATGTTCGTGCCTAGTGTCACTATGTCTGTCCACTTTGGTACCAAACATGTTACAAATGGCTGCGATATCAAACCCTCTATTGCCACTGAACCTCCAAAAATCACCTTGGGTGGCCAGGCTACTGACTTTTACGCTCTG GTCATGACGGACCCGGATGCTCCCAGTCCAAGTGAACCAACTATGAGAGAGTTGGTGCATTG GATTGTGACAGACATACCTGGGCGCGGCAACGTTGCTCGAG GGAAGGAGATCCTGGGGTATGTTGGGCCACGTCCACCGGTGGGGATCCACAGGTACATACTGGTTCTGTTCCAACAGAAAGCGCCAATGCCAGGAATGTTGCAGCCGCCAGTAGTTCGGTCTCATTTCTGCACTCGCTTGTTCGCACAACAGCTTGATCTCGGCGCTCCCGTCGCTACTGTTTACTTCAATGCCCATAAGGAACCGGCGAATCGTAAGCGCTAA
- the LOC132633242 gene encoding actin-interacting protein 1-2 gives METKNEFPNQFHLISHHFHLFHKHKSPLMAELKETYACIPSTERGRGILISGDPKSNSILYTNGRSVIIRYLDRPLQVAVYGEHAYQATVARYSPNGEWIASADVSGTVRIWGTHNDFVLKKEFRVLSGRIDDLQWSPDGMRIVASGDGKGKSLVRAFMWDSGTNVGEFDGHSRRVLSCAFKPTRPFRIATCGEDFLVNFYEGPPFKFKLSHRGHSNFVNCLRFSPDGSKLISVSSDKKGIIYDAKTGDIIGELSSEDGHQGSIYAVSWSPDSKQVLTVSADKSAKVWDISDDGKGKVKKTLASPGSGGVEDMLVGCLWQNDHLVTVSLGGTISIFSASDLEKSPVSFSGHMKNVNSLAVLRRDPKIILSSSYDGLIVKWIQGIGYSGKLERKVNSQIKCFAVVDEEIVSCAFDNKIWRVSLLGDQCGDANSIDVGNQPKDLSLALNSPEVTLVSFETGIILLRGTKVLSTINLGFTVTASAISPDGTEAIVGGQDGKLHLYSITGDTLSEEVVLEKHRGAITVIQYSPDVSMIASADANREAVVWDRASREVKLKNMLYHTARINCLAWSPDNTMVATGSLDTCVIIYDISKPASNRITIKGAHLGGVYGIAFTDEHSIVSSGEDACVRVWGITPQ, from the exons ATGGAGACCAAAAATGAGTTTCCAAATCAGTTTCACCTGATCTCCCATCATTTTCACCTTTTCCATAAACACAAATCTCCCTTAATGGCTGAACTGAAAGAAACCTACGCTTGTATCCCTTCAACAGAACGTGGTCGCGGTATTCTCATTTCAGGTGACCCGAAATCCAATTCCATCCTATACACTAACGGTCGATCCGTTATTATCCGTTATCTGGATCGCCCGCTACAAGTTGCTGTTTACGGTGAACATGCTTATCAAGCTACCGTTGCACGTTACTCTCCTAACGGTGAATGGATCGCTTCTGCTGACGTGTCGGGTACGGTTCGGATCTGGGGGACGCATAATGATTTTGTTCTTAAGAAAGAGTTTCGGGTATTGTCGGGTCGGATCGATGATCTTCAATGGTCACCTGATGGAATGCGTATTGTTGCTTCTGGTGATGGAAAAGGCAAATCACTTGTTCGTGCTTTCAT GTGGGACTCGGGAACAAATGTGGGTGAATTTGATGGCCATTCAAGGAGAGTTTTGAGTTGTGCATTTAAGCCCACAAGACCATTTCGCATAGCCACGTGCGGAGAAGACTTTTTGGTGAACTTTTATGAAGGACCCCCATTTAAATTCAAGCTGTCTCACAG GGGGCATTCAaattttgttaattgtttgagGTTCTCTCCAGACGGAAGCAAACTTATCAGTGTAAGCTCTGACAAGAAGGGCATTATCTATGATGCCAAAACTGGAGATATAATTGGAGAGCTGTCATCTGAGGATGGTCATCAAGGAAGTATATATGCCGTTAGTTGGAGTCCTGATAGTAAACAG GTGCTCACAGTCTCTGCTGACAAGTCAGCAAAAGTATGGGACATATCTGATGATGGAAAAGGGAAAGTGAAGAAAACACTGGCTTCTCCTGGTTCAGGTGGAGTTGAGGACATGCTAGTTGGCTGTCTCTGGCAAAATGACCATCTTGTTACTGTTTCTCTTGGCGGAACTATTTCCATATTCTCAGCTAGTGATCTGGAAAAATCTCCCGTGTCATTTTCTGGACACATGAAAAATGTTAATTCCTTAGCTGTCCTCAGACGTGACCCGAAAATCATACTGTCTAGCAGTTATGATGGTTTGATTGTTAAATGGATTCAAGGCATTGGATATAGCGGAAAATTAGAGAGAAAGGTGAATTCTCAAATCAAATGCTTTGCAGTTGTGGACGAAGAAATTGTGTCATGTGCATTTGACAATAAG ATCTGGAGAGTATCTCTGCTTGGAGATCAATGCGGAGATGCAAATTCTATAGATGTCGGCAACCAACCTAAGGACTTAAGCCTTGCCCTTAATTCTCCTGAAGTGACTTTAGTTTCTTTTGAAACTGGAATCATTCTTCTCCGTGGTACAAAAGTGCTGTCAACCATAAACCTCGGATTTACTGTGACAGCATCTGCTATTTCACCTGATGGAACTGAAGCTATAGTGGGTGGTCAGGATGGTAAACTGCATTTGTATTCGATCACGGGTGATACTCTCAGTGAAGAGGTTGTCCTTGAAAAACACAGGGGAGCTATTACTGTCATTCAGTACTCTCCAGATGTTTCCATGATTGCATCAGCAGATGCGAATCGAGAAGCTGTCGTCTGGGATCGTGCATCTCGTGAG GTGAAGCTTAAGAATATGTTATACCATACTGCCCGAATAAATTGCTTGGCTTGGTCACCTGATAACACCATGGTAGCTACTGGATCCCTAGACACGTGTGTTATCATATATGACATCAGCAAGCCAGCGTCGAACCGAATCACGATTAAAGGAGCTCATTTGGGTGGAGTATATGGAATAGCTTTTACTGATGAACACAGTATAGTGAGTTCTGGCGAGGATGCTTGTGTTCGTGTATGGGGAATCACTCCACAGTAA